A stretch of DNA from Arthrobacter jiangjiafuii:
GTGGCCGTCGGCGCCGTCGATGCCTTCCTGTATGAGCCCGACGGCGCCGTCATCCGTGCGGGGCTGGTCGCCGACGTCGCCCGTTCCCTGGGCGGGCACCTGCTGGATGAACACATTGCCTATATCGGTGCGCCCGAGCTGATGGAAACACCCTTTGCCCGGGCCTACCGGGTGCTCGAGGTGCGTCCCTACAACGTCAAGGCGCTCAAGGCGTGGGTCAAGGCCAACGGGATCGGCGTCCTGGACATCAAGAAGCGCGGGATGTCGGTCACCCCGGAAGAGCTGCGCAAGCAGCTGCTGACCGGCTCCGGCAAGGGGCCGAACAAGGCGACCCTGGTCCTCACCCGGCTGGGCGAAGACCGGGTGGCCATCGTGGTGGAACCTGTAGTTCCCTAGGCGCGGGAGAACTCGCTGGCAGCCTTGACCTGCTCCGGGGTGGGCCGCACCCCGGTATAGAGCACAAACTGTTCCTCCGCCTGGACCGCGATCACCTCTGCCCCGGTGATGACCGGTTTCCCGGCCGTCCGGGCGGCCTTGATCAGCGGCGTTTCGGAGGGCAGCGCGACGACGTCGAACACAGTGTGCGCGGCAGCCACCGCGGCGTCGTCGAACGCCTGGATGTCTTCGTCCTCCCCGGCCATCCCCAGCGGGGTCACGTTGATCAGCAGGTCCGCCGTGGCACCGGCGGCGTCGGGCCGCCAGTTGAAGTCGTAGGCGTCAGCCAGCAGCCGGCCGGTGGCCTCGTTGCGGGCCACCACCGTGACATCGGAGAAACCGGAATCCCTCAGCGCCGCGGCAACCGCCTTGGCCATGCCCCCGGATCCGCGCAGCAGCACGGAGTAGGAAGCGGGGACGTGGTGGTCGGCGAGCAGCCGGACGATGGCCAGGTAGTCGGTGTTGTAGGCAGTGAGGACGCCGTCGTCGTTCACTATCGTGTTCACCGAGGCAATCGCCAGTGCCGAAGCGTCCATCCGGTCTACGAGGGCTATGACGTCCTCCTTGTACGGCATCGAGACGGCGCAGCCGCGGATCGGCAGGCCACGGACACCGGCGATGGCCTGCGCCAGGTCGGCGGGAGCGAAGGCCTTGTAGACGTAGTTCAGCTCCAACAGGTCATACAGGTAATTGTGGAAGCGCGTTCCGATGTTGGAGGGCCGCGCTGCCAGCGAGATACACAGGGTCATGTCTTTGTTCAGGATCGGCACGTACCCATTATGTCCTTCGGTCTCCTGATCCCTAGTTCAGGCCGGGAATAACCGGCCGGGACTGTTGACTGAGTGGGTCCGCTGCACAGCTAGGATTGAACCGGGTTACTCATGCGCGAAGATGCGGGACCGGGTTCCCACGGATTACGCATACAGCAGGAGACAGTTTGGAAATCGGCTTCGCCCAGTCAGCACAATCAACCCTCGGCGTTGAATGGGAGCTGGCACTTGTCGACCGGACCACGGGGGATCTCGTATCCGTGGCGGACGAAGTCCTGCGCGGCGTCAGCGCTGCCTGGCCTGGGATCAGCGAAGACGACGAGCATCCGCACATCAAGCAGGAGCTGCTCGAAAACACGGTGGAACTCGTGACCGGCGTCTGCCACACGGTCGCTGAAGCCAAGGCAGACCTCAACCGCTCATTGGAAGCCCTGCGCAAGGTCACCGACCCGATGGGCGTGGAGCTGTTCTGTTCCGGCTCGCACCCGTTCAGCGCCCCGCGTTCACAGCCGGTCACGGACAAGGAACGCTACGCCAAACTGATCGACCGCACCCAGTGGTGGGGGCAGCAGATGCTGATCTACGGGGTGCACGTCCATGTCGGCCTGGATTCCAAGGACAAGGCCCTGCCGGTGCTCGACGGGCTGGTCAATTACTTCCCGCATTTCCAGGCCCTGTCGGCGTCCTCCCCGTACTGGTCCGGCGAAGACACCGGCTACGCGTCCCAGCGCGCCCTGATGTTCCAGCAGCTGCCCACCGCCGGCCTGCCGTTCCAGTTCGGTTCCTGGGGCGAATACGAGTCGTATGTACAGGACATGTTCACCACCGGAGTGATCGATTCGATCAGCGAAATCCGCTGGGACATCCGCCCCGTACCCAATCTCGGCACCGTGGAAATGCGGGTCTGTGACGGCATGGCGACCATCGAGGACGTGGGAGCCGTAGCGGCGCTGACCCAGTGCCTGGTGGATGAATTCTCCACGATCCTGGACAACGGCGGCACCATCCCGACCATGCCGCCGTGGCATGTGCAGGAGAACAAGTGGCGTGCCGCCCGGTACGGTCTGGACGCGATCATCATCCTCGATGCGGCCGGCAACGAGAAGCTGGTCACCGACCACCTGCTGGAAGACGTCCTCCCGCGGCTGGCTCCCGTGGCCGAAAAGCTGGGCTGCAGTGCCGAGCTGGCGGACGTGGCAGTCATCATCGAGCGCGGTGCGGGCTACCAGCGGCAGCGGCGGATCGCGGCAGAGAACGACGGCGACCTGCGCGCCGTGGTGCAGGACGGCATCCGCCAGCTGCGCGGCCAGGGCTAAGCCGGATCGGCTCGGCTTTCAGCCAGGGTAATTCGGTGTTCCCGGAGCAGTTGCTCCTGGGGAGTTAGGGTAAAAGACCCGTAGTCCAAGCCCTGACTCTGGTGTGATCTGCAGCACTAAAGTAGAACACATGTACGAAACAACCGCCGGTACAGCCACCCGGGCGTCAGCTCCTGAAGGCCCGGATACTGCTGTCCTGTCCGGGTTGATCGATCAGATCCGGGCCTTGGAGGAATTGAAGGCTGCTGCCTCGGCGGCGCAGGTCCGGGTCACCGCGGTGTTTGATGCGCTGACCCGCCGCGCCCAGGCCGCAGCGGGTGTGAAGGCCGATCAGCTCGGTAAAGGGGTCGGAGCGCAGATCGGGCTGGCCCGGCGGGAGTCCCCGAACCGCGGCACCCGGATGCTGGGCACCGCCCGGATCCTGACCCGGGAAATGCCGCACACCCTGCACGCCCTGACCCTGGGCGTGATCAACGAGTGGCGGGCCACCATCCTGGTGAAGGAAACCGCATGCCTGTCCCTGGAAGACCGGCAGCGGATCGACGAGCAGGTCGCCGGGAACCTGGCCGAGCTGGAAACGCTCGGGGATAACCAGTTGATTGCCCGGATCAAGACCCTCTCCTACGCCCTGGATCCGCACTCCGTGGTGAACCGGGCCTCCAAAGCGGCCTCGGAACGCTATGTGTCCTGCCGTCCGGCACCGGACACCATGACGTATCTGACCGGGCTCCTGCCGGTCGCCCAAGGCGTGGGCGTGTTCGCGGCGCTCACGCGGGAAGCGGACCGGCTGCGGGCGGCCGGGGATCCGCGCACGAAGGGCCAGATCATGGCCGACACCCTCGTGGAGCGGGTCACCGGCCGGGCGAAGGCCGAGGATGTGCGGGTTCAGGTGCAGCTGGTGATGACGGACCGGGCCCTGTTGGCCGGGTCCGCGGAGCCGGCGGTACTGCCCGGATACGGGATGGTTCCGGCGCAGTTCGCCCGGGATTTGGTCCGGAAGACAGGCAGCCGCACTGATAAGGCCGCCCGGACCTGGCTGCGGCGGCTGTATACGGAGCCGTCCACCGGCCAGCTGGTCGGCATGGATTCCCGGGCGCGGTTGGTGCCGGAGGGTTTGGCCCGGTTTATTGCGGTCCGGGATCAGGTTTGCCGGATGCCGTGGTGCGGGGCGCCGATCCGGCACTTCGACCACATCAAACCGTTCCGCGAGGGCGGCACAACCAGCGCGGAGAACATTCAGGGCCTGTGCCAGGCCTGCAACCAGGCCAAGGAAGCACCGGGCTGGAGCGCGGCCGTGGTGACACAGCCTGCTCCTGGCAGCGCGGGCGCGGCAGCCGCAACCAGGCACACGGTCGAAACCATCACACCCACCGGACACCGCTACGGATCCACGTCGCCACCGCTGCCGGGAACCCGCCCACCGTTTCCGGGGATGTCCCCACGGCTGGCGGAAATCCCCGGCCTAGAGGTGGATGCTGGTCACCGGCATGGAAGGATCCGGCGCGAATTTCAGGCCTGACGGTTCAGCCCCGGACATCACTACCTGGGAACCCAGCGCTGCAACCATCGCGCCGTTGTCGGTGCACAGCGAGATAGGCGGCACCCGCAGGGTGATGCCCTTCGCCGCACAGCGCTGGGCCGTCAGCTCCCGGAGCCGGGAATTGGCGGCCACTCCCCCGCCCAGCAAGAGGTTGGTGATGCCGTTTTCGGTGCAGGCGAGGACCGCCTTGGCCGTGATCACGTCCACTACCGCTTCCTGGAAGGAGGCCGCGATATCAGCCACGGGCAGTTCTTCTCCGGCGGCTTCGTACTGTTCAACGCAGCGGGCCACTGCCGTCTTCAGCCCGGAGAAGGACCAGTCGTAACGGTGGGGACCTGGTTCCTCAGCCGTTCCCAGGTACTTGGGCTGTGTCAGGCCCCGCGGGAAACGGATTGCCTTCGGATTTCCTGTTCGTGCCAGCTTGTCGATCGCCGGCCCGCCGGGATAACCCAGGCCAAGGATGCGGGCCACCTTGTCGTAGGCCTCGCCGGCGGCGTCGTCGATCGTGGATCCGAGCAACTGCACGTCGCCGGTCAACGATGTCACCCGCAGGATCTCGGTGTGGCCGCCGGAGACCAGCAGCGCGCCGAGATTGTCCGGCAGTTTACCGCCGTCGAGCACTCCCACCCCCACATGCGCCACCAGGTGGTTGATCGCGTAGAGGGGTTTGCCGGTGGCTACGGCGAGCGCTTTGGCGGCGCAGACTCCCACCATGAGGGCGCCGGCCAAGCCCGGGCCCGAGGTGACGGCGATGGCGTCGATCTCGTCCAGGCGCACTCCGGCCTCGTCCAGGGCCTGCCGGAGCGTGGGGACAAACGCGTCCAAGTGGGCGCGGGAGGCGATCTCCGGGATCACGCCGCCAAACCGCACGTGTTCATCCATGGAGGAGGACACGGTGTTGGTCAGCAGCTTGTCGCCACGCACAATGCCGATCCCGGTTTCGTCGCAGGATGATTCGATGCCAAGCACCAGGGGTTCGGTGCGGTTCATTCTGTTTCCTTCGTAGCTGCCTGCGGGGGCCCGTCCCATGTGGACAGGGCCAGCCGCATGATGAGGGCGTCGGCGCCGTCGCGGTAATAGCGGGGCCGGATATGGATCTGTTCGAACCCGAACCAGCGGTACAGACGCTGGGCGCGGGGATTGTCGTCGCGCACTTCCAGCAGCACGTCGTCGGCGCCGCGTTCCTTGGCTTCGGTGATGAGGACGGTGAGCAGCGCCGACCCGATGCCGGTCCCCTCGGCCGCAGGCACGACGGCGATGGTCTGGACGTCGGCGATCGGCAGCACGCACATCAGGCCGGCGTACCCCACTACCGTGCCGTCTGCTTCAGCCACGTAGTAGGAGCGGGTGTCTGTCTGGTTCAGCTCGTCGTAGAACATCTGCAGCGGCCACGCGTCCACCGGGAACAGTGCCTTTTCCAGGGCATCGACGGCGGCAATGTCGTCGAAGGTCATGGGACGGATGGTGGCTGCGGCTCCGGCCCGATCTGCGGCGCTCACAGGGCGCGCTTCCGCGGTCCGGGGACCTTGGCGTCAGATTCGCGCAGGTACAGCGGTGTCGTGTCGAGCAGAGGCAGGCCGCGGACCAGGCGGACGACGGCGGTGCGGCCCAGGGCGGCAGCGGTGGGCTGGGCGCCCTCGAAGCCGGCTACGGCGTGCAGCACCTGGGGATACAGTCCGGCGCCGGCGCCGTAGACCGGCAGGTCGGGCACCTCCGACGGATCTCCGACGAAGGGCCCGGCGAGCAGTTCCGCGGTGCCGCCGGTGCTGCGGTAACGCGCCCAGTAGACTTCCTTGCGCCGGGCATCCGTGGCGACCACAAATTCGTCGATGCCCAGCCGCCAGGCATCAAGGGCCGCCTCAAAGGCGATGGCATCCAGGCTCATGACACCATGTACGGGCTTGTCCCAGGCGAAGCCGAGGGTGCGGGCGGTAACGATGCCCGAGCGCAGGCCGGTGAAGGGCCCGGGACCAACGCCCACCACTACGGCGTCGAGGTCTTCGGAAGCCAAACCCTCGGCCGCCAGCAGATCGGCTATCCCCGGTGCCAGCACTTCGGCATGGGAACGGGTGTCTTCGGTGGCAAAGGAAGCCAGGATCTCCCCTTCCCCGTTTAGCAGTGCCGCGCTGGCAATGGCGGAGGTGTCAATGGAGAGAATAAGCACGGTGTCTATTTTACGTCCTGGGGAAGCCTGCTGTTTTCCCACCGCCGGCCATACGCCGCGATCCGGATCACGCGTTCTTCGTCGGGGTCGTCCTCGAAGTCAAAGCCGGGCACAACAGGGCCGGCCGCGCCGGCCACGCTTCCGGTTCCGGTTCCGGTCCCGGTCCCGGTGGGACGGATCAGGGTGATCTCCAACCGGTGGTCGCTCAAGTGCTCCACCAGACCCTGCCCCCACTCCACGACCGTGACCGCACTGTCCATCGTGTTTTCCAGGTCGATGTCATCGACCTCGGCGCTGGAGCCAAGCCGGTAGGCATCCACATGCACCAGATCCGGGCCGTCGGTGAGGCTGGGATGGATGCGTACCAGGACAAAGGTGGGCGAGATGATGCCGGGCCGGACGCCAAGTCCGCGGCCCAGCCCCTGTGTGAAGGTGGTTTTCCCGGCGCCGAGTTCCCCCGTCAGCAGCAGCAGGTCTCCGGCGACGAGCAGATGGCCGAGCCGTTCGGCGACAGCCTGGGTGTGGCCGGCGTCGGTGGTCCGGATTTCGGTCTCCCAGACCGGACGGTCCGCTCCGGCATGTTCCGCGGGGCTCATGCTTCGCTCCCCTCGGGTGCTGCTTCCGGCTCCGCGGGCCCTTGGCCTGCTTCCTGAGACGATCCGGTATCCGTATACCGGCGCTGCACGCGGCCGCTGATCCGGGTGATGATTTCATAGTTGATGCTGCCGGAGGCATCGGCCCATTCATCCACGGACGGCAGGCCTGCGCCTCCGAACAGGATGGCTTCCCTGCCCACCAGGTCCTTGCCGGTCCCGGCGATGCCTGTGGTTTCGAGGTCAATGACCATTTGGTCCATGGCGATGCGTCCCACCACGGGGTACACGGTTCCATCCACCCAGACCGGGCCGCCGGTGCCGACCCGGGGAACGCCGTCGGCGTAGCCCAGCGGAACCAGGGCCAGCGTGGTCGGCTCAGCGGTCGAGTACCGCAACCCGTAGGAGACGCCCTGCCCCGCAGGGACCTCCTTGCAGTTGGCAATGGTGGTCTTCAGCGTCATGACCGGCTGCAGGCCCAGCTGCTCCGGGCTCTGCCCGGGGAAGGGCGATAGACCGTATAGGCCCAGGCCCACGCGCACCATGTCGAAGTGTGAATCCGGGCGGGAAAGCGCCGCCGGGGTGTTGGCGATATGCCGCACCTCGTGGTCCACTCCGGCGTCTTCGGCGACCGCGACGGCGGTCCGGAACCTTTCCAGCTGCAGGTCCGTTTCGGGGCGTTCCGGTTCATCGGCGACGGAGAAGTGGGAGAAGATGCCCACCACCCGCAGCAGCCCTTCCTCCTGATAGGCCAGTGCCCGCCCCACGAAGGACTCCCACAGGTCCGGCGGGCACCCGTTGCGTCCCAGCCCGGTGTCGATCTTCAGGTGGACGCGGGCCGGAATCTGCAGTTCGCGCGCGGCAGCCACCACTGACTCCAGTTCCCAGCCGGACAGGCCCAGGTCAATGTTGCCAGCCACCGCCTCGGCGAAGGGGCTGTCCACCGTGTGCAGCCAGGCCAGTACCGGGGCATTGATTCCGGCGCTGCGCAGGGCCAGCGCCTCGGAGATATGGGCAACGCCCAGCCAGGAGGCGCCCGCCTCCAGCGCGGCGCGGGCCACCGGGCCCGCGCCGTGCCCGTAGGCATCTGCTTTGACAACCGCCATCACCCGGGCCGGGCTGACAAGCCGGACGAGGTGGCGGACATTGTGCCGCAGCGCGTCCAGGTCAATCACGGCTAGTCGTTCTGCGGCGGGAGGAGCTTGTAGGTCATTCACATGACCCATTCTTTCACCCGCGGTCAGGCCTCCAGCGCCGAGGCCCACAGGTTGATGCCCGACTCCACTGCATACTTGTCGATGGCCGCGAGTTCTTCAGACGTGAATCCGAGGTTGTTGACCGCGGCCAGGCTGTCCTCCAGCTGCTTCACGCTGGAGGCTCCCACCAGCGCAGACGTGATCGCTCCGCCGCCGGCCTGCGGGCGCAGTACCCAGGCTATGGCCATCTGGGCCAGTGTCTGGCCGCGGGACTCTGCCAGCTCGTTCAGGGAGCGTACGCGGCGGAGGTTGTCCTCGGACAGCTGGGATTTCCCCAGCGATTTGCCCGCGGCGGCACGTGAGTCCTCGGGCACGCCGTTGAGGTACTTGTTCGTCAGCAGGCCCTGGGCCAGCGGCGAGAAGGCAATGGAACCTGCACCGGTCTCCTCCAGCGCCGAGAACAGGTTGGGCTCACCCTGCTCAACCCACCGGTTGAGCATCGAGTACGAGGGCTGGTGGATGAGCAGCGGCGTGCCCATTTCCCGCAGGATCCGGGCCGCCTCGAGGGTCTTTTCCGGCGAGTAGGAGGAGATGCCGGCATAGAGGGCCCGGCCGGAGCGGACGGCGGTGTCCAGCGCGCCCATGGTCTCTTCCAGCGGTGTTTCCGGATCGGGGCGATGGCTGTAGAAGATGTCGACGTAGTCCAGGCCCATGCGCTCCAGCGACTGGTCCAGGGACGCCAGCAGGTATTTGCGGGAGCCCCAGTTGCCGTACGGTCCGGGCCACATGTCGTATCCGGCCTTGGAGGAGATGACCAGTTCGTCACGGTAGGGGCGGAAGTCGTCCTTGAAATGGCGGCCGAAGTTGGTTTCGGCCGATCCGTACGGCGGTCCGTAGTTATTGGCAAGGTCGAAGTGGGTGACGCCCAGGTCGAACGCCCGGCGCAGGATGGCGCGCTGCGTTTCGAAGTTCTTGTCATCGCCGAAATTGTGCCAAAGCCCCAAGGACACAGCGGGCAGGTGAAGCCCGCTGCGTCCGACGCGGCGGTAGGGCATGGATTCGTAGCGGGTGTCCGCGGCAAGGTATGTCATAGCTAACATCCTGCCATTGCCGCGGCTCCCTGCCCTACTGTTCTGCCTGGGCCGCCAGCACCGCGGCCCCATAGCCCGGCAGCTGAACGGCATCGCCGTAGACCTGGGCCTGCTCCGTCTCCAGCAGCACCTGGGAGGCCCCGAAGGGAAGCGGGACCTCCCGGGGTTCGGCGGCGAAGTTCAGTGCGACGGCGGTCTGCCCCCGGCTCAGGACCAGCCAGCGGCCCACCTCGTCAAAGTCCACCCGGACGTTGTGCAGGTCGGGGTCCGTCAGGTCCGGCCGGGTGCGGCGCAGGTCCAGCAGCCGCCGGTAGAGGTCATGCAGCCTGGCGTGGTCTCCCTGTCCCGCTTCCGACCAGTCCAGCTTGGAATTGGTGAATGTTGAGGGATCCTGCGGGTTGGGAACCGTGTCCGGATCCCACCCCATCCGTTCGAACTCCCGCAGCCGGCCCTCGGCGGTGGCCTTGCCCAGCTCCGGCTCCGGATGGGAGGTGAAGAACTGCCACGGGGTCGACGCCCCAAACTCCTCTCCCATGAAAATCATGGGAGTGAAGGGCGTGGTCAGGTTCAGCACGGCCGCCAAGGCAAGCTGCGGGTAGTCCAGCGTCGCGCTGAGCCGGTCGCCGGCGGCCCGGTTGCCGATCTGGTCGTGGTTCTGGATGAACGTCACGAGCTGCCGGGCGCTCAGCGCATCCTTGGTGAAGGGGCGGCCGTGTGTGCGCCCGCGGAAGGACGAGTAGGTCCCCTCGTGGAAGAACCCGTCCTGCAGGACCTTGGCCAGCGCCGTGAGGGAATCAAAGTCCTCGTAGTAGCCGCCGTTCTCCCCGGTGAGGTTTGTGTGGGCCGCATGGTGGAAATCGTCCGACCACTGCCCGTCCAGCCCGTAGCCGTTCTGCTCCCGCGGAGTGATGAGCCGCGGGTCGTTGAGGTCGGATTCGGCGATGAGGAACAGCGGCTTGTCCAGCGCGCGGGAGCAGCCGTCCGTGGCGGTAGCAAGCTCTTCGAGGATATGGATTGCGCGCTCGTCGTGCAGGGCATGTACCGCGTCCAGCCGGAGCCCGTCCACGTGGAAGTCGCGGAACCACATCAGGACGTTGTCCACGATGTACTCCCGGACGGTGTCGGAACCCGGCCCGTCCAGGTTCACCGAATCGCCCCAGGTGTTGCCTGCACCGTCGGAAAGATACGGGCCGAACATCGGCAGGTAGTTGCCGCTGGGGCCGAGGTGGTTGTAGACCACGTCCTGGATGACGCCTAGGCCTGCCTGGTGTGCAGCATCAACGAAGCGCTGGTAGCCGTCCGGCCCGCCGTAGGTCTCCTGGATGGCGTACCAGAGCACGCCGTCATAGCCCCAGTTGTGCGTGCCGTTGAACGCGTTGCACGGCAGCAGTTCGACATATTCCACGCCGAGGTCGGCGAGGTAGCCCAGCTTGCCGATGGCGGCGTCAAAAGTGCCTTCAGGCGTAAACGTCCCGATATGCAGCTCGTAGATAGCGCCGCCGTCGAGCCCCCGTGATGTCCAGTCCGCGTCGTGCCACTGGTAGCTGTCCGGATCCCAGGTGCGCGAAAGCGCATGTACTCCCCCGGGCTGGCGCCGGGACCGTGGATCCGGAACCGGGGTTTCGGCGTCGTTGATGAGGAAGCCGTAGTCGATGTCGTGGGTGAGTTCGGCGTGCTGGGCGTGCCACCAGCCGTTTTCACCCCGGCTCATCGACAGGTGCCTGCCGTCCGCCACCAGGGTCATGGTGTCGGCGTTGGGTGCCCACACGTCGAAGTTGGTCCTCATGCCTTGTCCTCCCGCGCCAGCAGCGCCACCGGATAGATGCCAAACAGATCGGCGGCCGCCACGGTGCCGCCGCTTTCGTGGGTCCTGCCGGTGATAACGTCCCGGTAGCTGCCCGGTTCCAGTACGACGGCGGTGTCCCGCCAGCGGCCCGAGCGCTCCAGTCCCAGCGGCAGCCGTGTCACCGCTGTGACGGCACCGCCGCGGTCGAAGGCGAAGACATGATCCGCTGCCGCCCCCGTGGCTTTCACCGGCAGATAGCCGGAAAAAAGTTCCGGGCGGGTGCGCTTGAGCTGGAGGGCGCGGGTCACCAGCAGCAGCTTGGCCTTCCCCTCCTCGTCGACCTCGGGGAGGCGCCCTCCGCCGTCGGCCATGGCGTCAAGGGCTGCCCGGCGGCGGGCAAAGTCCACGTCGCGCCGGTTGTCCGGATCGACCAGGGACCGGTCCCAGAACTCCGTTCCCTGATAAACGTCCGGTACGCCCGGCATGGTCAGCTGCACCAGCTTGGCCGAGAGGGCATTCGAGTAGCCTGCAACCCGGATACGCTCCACCATTCCGCTGATGAGCGCGTTGACCTCTGGATTGTCGAAGGCTGCGTCCAGTGCGGCGTGCATCCGCTCTTCGAACCCGGCATCGGGGTCGGTCCAGGTGGTGCTTGTTGACGCTTCCCGCGAGGCCTTCTCGGCATAGCCGTGGGCGCGGTCCCGGCTCAGCGGCCACGCTCCGATGAGTGCCTGCCACAGCAGGGACTCCATGGCGGGGTCGCCCATCGGCGCCAGGGCGGAGAGCTGCGTGAGCGTTTCCCGCCACTGGTCCGGGGTCTCCGCGAGGACGGAAATCCGGGCGCGGGTATCCTCGCTGCGCTTGGTGTCGTGGGTGGTCAGCGCTGTCATGGCTGCGGGCTGTTCCAGCTGCCGGCGGAGCAGCCGGGTGTGCAGCTCGAACGGTTCCACGGCAAAGTGCCCGGGATCGGCGCCGACTTCATTCAGCGACGTCAGGCGCGGGTAGCGGTAAAAGGCGGTGTCCTCCACCCCCTTGGCCATGACCATGCCCGAGGTCTGCTGGAACCGCACGGCCAACTCTCCCAGGCCGTC
This window harbors:
- the treZ gene encoding malto-oligosyltrehalose trehalohydrolase, coding for MRTNFDVWAPNADTMTLVADGRHLSMSRGENGWWHAQHAELTHDIDYGFLINDAETPVPDPRSRRQPGGVHALSRTWDPDSYQWHDADWTSRGLDGGAIYELHIGTFTPEGTFDAAIGKLGYLADLGVEYVELLPCNAFNGTHNWGYDGVLWYAIQETYGGPDGYQRFVDAAHQAGLGVIQDVVYNHLGPSGNYLPMFGPYLSDGAGNTWGDSVNLDGPGSDTVREYIVDNVLMWFRDFHVDGLRLDAVHALHDERAIHILEELATATDGCSRALDKPLFLIAESDLNDPRLITPREQNGYGLDGQWSDDFHHAAHTNLTGENGGYYEDFDSLTALAKVLQDGFFHEGTYSSFRGRTHGRPFTKDALSARQLVTFIQNHDQIGNRAAGDRLSATLDYPQLALAAVLNLTTPFTPMIFMGEEFGASTPWQFFTSHPEPELGKATAEGRLREFERMGWDPDTVPNPQDPSTFTNSKLDWSEAGQGDHARLHDLYRRLLDLRRTRPDLTDPDLHNVRVDFDEVGRWLVLSRGQTAVALNFAAEPREVPLPFGASQVLLETEQAQVYGDAVQLPGYGAAVLAAQAEQ